Proteins from one Acidimicrobiales bacterium genomic window:
- a CDS encoding O-methyltransferase — MPIPPEDIERYTEEHTTPEPPWLVTAAEATRSATSAPQMMVGHVEGRFLAALVGLARARLVLEIGTFTGYSAMAMAAALPEGGRIVTCEVDERHAELARRHIEASPYADRIEVRLGPAADTIAALDGPFDVVFVDADKTGYLGYYEAVLPKLAPDGMIVADNVFQRGRVLAPDDESARAIAEFNDRVVADERVEVVMLTVRDGMSLIRRRRPAP; from the coding sequence GTGCCCATCCCCCCCGAGGACATCGAGCGCTACACCGAGGAGCACACGACGCCCGAGCCACCGTGGCTGGTCACGGCGGCCGAGGCGACGAGGTCGGCGACGTCCGCACCGCAGATGATGGTCGGCCACGTCGAGGGCCGGTTCCTCGCCGCGCTGGTCGGCCTGGCCCGGGCCCGGCTCGTGCTCGAGATCGGCACGTTCACCGGCTACTCGGCCATGGCGATGGCCGCCGCCCTGCCCGAGGGCGGGCGCATCGTCACCTGCGAGGTCGACGAGCGCCACGCCGAGCTGGCCCGCCGGCACATCGAGGCGTCGCCCTACGCCGACCGCATCGAGGTCCGCCTCGGCCCGGCCGCCGACACGATCGCCGCCCTCGACGGCCCCTTCGACGTCGTGTTCGTGGACGCCGACAAGACCGGCTACCTCGGCTACTACGAGGCCGTGCTGCCCAAGCTGGCGCCCGACGGGATGATCGTGGCCGACAACGTGTTCCAGCGGGGGCGGGTGCTGGCGCCCGACGACGAGTCGGCCAGGGCCATCGCCGAGTTCAACGACCGCGTGGTGGCCGACGAGCGGGTCGAGGTCGTGATGCTGACCGTGCGGGACGGGATGTCGCTGATCCGGCGGCGGCGGCCGGCGCCGTGA
- a CDS encoding glycosyltransferase family 4 protein: MSAVHQVVPSFAARDAVGGHTLAVQRLLRELGHESDIFTIHAAADVRHLARPLKDLPAPAPSTAVVYQCSVGSPAADLLCGRAAGGETLVVDYHNLTPVELVAPWDGDLGYALAWGRRQLAALAGVAALGIGDSTVNAEDLAAAGFTRTAVAPVIVDPAGWPGPDPATAQRLRATKRGTDWLFVGRVVPNKAQHDVLRAFAWYHAVHDAGARLHLVGSPATASYVAAIEQAVDALGLADAVHLTGSLPDDALAAHYREADVFVCLSDHEGFCVPLLEAMHHELPIVAYASSAVPETLGGAGLLLPAKEPALVAAAVARVAGDAGLRARMVDAGRRRLADLGPERSRTAMATALASTLERLP, translated from the coding sequence GTGAGCGCCGTCCACCAGGTCGTCCCGAGCTTCGCGGCGAGGGACGCGGTCGGCGGCCACACGCTCGCCGTGCAGCGGCTGCTCCGCGAGCTCGGCCACGAGTCCGACATCTTCACGATCCACGCCGCTGCGGACGTCCGCCACCTCGCCCGCCCGCTGAAGGACCTGCCCGCCCCGGCGCCGTCGACCGCCGTCGTCTACCAGTGCTCGGTCGGCAGCCCGGCGGCCGACCTCCTCTGCGGCCGGGCGGCCGGCGGCGAGACCCTCGTCGTCGACTACCACAACCTCACGCCCGTCGAGCTGGTCGCCCCCTGGGACGGCGACCTCGGCTACGCGCTCGCCTGGGGCCGGCGCCAGCTCGCCGCGCTGGCCGGCGTGGCCGCCCTCGGGATCGGCGACTCGACGGTCAACGCCGAGGACCTGGCCGCCGCCGGGTTCACGAGGACGGCGGTGGCCCCCGTCATCGTCGACCCGGCAGGGTGGCCCGGCCCCGACCCGGCCACCGCGCAGCGGCTCCGGGCGACGAAGCGGGGGACCGACTGGCTGTTCGTCGGCCGGGTCGTGCCCAACAAGGCCCAGCACGACGTGCTGCGGGCCTTCGCCTGGTACCACGCCGTCCACGACGCCGGCGCCCGCCTCCACCTCGTCGGCTCGCCGGCCACCGCGTCCTACGTCGCCGCCATCGAGCAGGCCGTCGACGCGCTCGGCCTGGCCGACGCCGTCCACCTCACCGGCTCGCTCCCCGACGACGCCCTCGCCGCCCACTACCGCGAGGCCGACGTGTTCGTCTGCCTCTCGGACCACGAGGGCTTCTGCGTGCCGCTGCTGGAGGCCATGCACCACGAGCTGCCGATCGTCGCCTACGCCTCGTCGGCCGTCCCCGAGACGCTCGGCGGCGCCGGCCTGCTGCTGCCGGCGAAGGAGCCGGCGCTCGTGGCCGCGGCCGTCGCCCGCGTGGCCGGCGACGCCGGGCTGCGGGCCCGGATGGTCGACGCCGGCCGCCGCCGCCTCGCCGACCTCGGCCCCGAACGGTCGAGGACCGCGATGGCGACGGCCCTGGCCTCTACCCTGGAACGCCTGCCATGA